Part of the Ziziphus jujuba cultivar Dongzao chromosome 8, ASM3175591v1 genome is shown below.
AAGtctatgggctccacaatgaagattttcaatctttttgttatcacaaaaggttgggGGTATGCAGGGAGACTGAACTAAACTGAAGGTGGTATTGTATTTTCTGCAATGGTTGGTCAGTGTGAAGAAAGGCTGAAAGATAcataaccaacaaaagagaaagagagagggagataCACATGATTCATTGaatgtggtagcagggagaggaagagagagggatagaagttaatgaaggtagatgagaaatgggagattgtaaaacaatttgtttaaatattttccactttattcgacagttaattagaaatgagggtagatgagaaatgggagatggttccatttattcgacactttcatatccatttatttaaatattttccacaattgcacaattaattccctcctgacTACTCTCTTTTGGACATACTGCCATGCAGTCGCATTTTAAAAGAGGttggaagaagctttcaagctgggaatagtctccaatctaaaactaactaaattttaatgcataccattcaaacaagttcaaatggtcccaaactagacagccaatatttgagaactcaattaccatccatttaaattctcatcattcttatttcttgcttttccacatctcaaacaatatggagaatttaataatgaaattgggtccTTACACTTCATCTTGACATGAGAATcatgtagaaaaactaaaaactaaatctgaattaacaagagaaaaatgtacaagtgttttatgaataaaaactagagaaaattacagctcctacaaaaggttctgttggtatcaatcctaACTTGACCCAAAGTTCCCcctcaatgtcaaaatctcgaacaccaactggcaccacaattggtataatgccaaactttagtgatagcattaaaagcatacggggCACCTCCACTATAACGGAGACTGATTTGATACTTGaatgaaatcaaacgaaatatctgcagttagttacaatatttagcatacaagtttcaaagaaaataattaaatatctagagtatccataaagaaatataaaggttcaaatctaacaattgaggcaatagTTCATACCTAGTAATATCCCTTACTCTCTATGAATTGTATAGagccaaaatccaatctcataGACTGATTTACTAAAGGATGCCCAAATCcccaaaacagcaaaaaaaatcccaatttcaatcaatacattgagtagatggccagccttcaacaaatattaattcaaactgccagaaaaatataaatttattcattatcTCTTCACAGCCAATGTTAAATTACTGATAACATCTAATGAAAACCACAATTTGAcatacaaacaaagaaaaagctcCAGGTTTCACTCGTATATCACAAAAGACTATTGTCTCCAAACTATGCATACTACTTAACTCTTAGGTCCCACACTTCACCAACATAGACACAAAAGAGAAGAATACATAGTCCGGGGTCTAATAATCACCAATTtctcaaaaagaaaacataataaagGTAATGGAAAACAAGTAATAgctaaaaatgaaaacaaaaattgctACTGGATTTGAATTCAAGctgcaaaaatttaaaacttactACAGGTCATTTGCAGGATGAGAAGTCCATCTCTCAACATTTCTAACACACAACAGCTCATCCCCCAAAGAGAATTGCTTAATTTTGACACTCTCAACATAATCAGGcttcttcaaattttcaatgatGGGCTGAAGCAACCCAATTATCCAATTCTCAATCCCACCTCTATACACTTTCCATAACTTCCCCAACACCATATTCACCCATTCCATCGACTCTTTCCTCTACAAATCCTTCtccaaaaacaatgaaaagcTCGTGGGCACCTGTGGCCAAGCTTCCCAGCAATTTTCATCAACCCCtgatttgttcttcttcttcttgaaagTCCAAAGCTTATCAAACGCAACcccaacaaagaagaagaagacgaacaGTCCGACAATGTTTTGATTCAATGGAGGAGATGGGTTCTGAGCTTATCAACAATGGGGTCTTCTTGAACAAGGATGATGAAAGAGGAGAGAAcgggtgaagaaaagaaagaaataacagaaaaaaaaaaaagtaaaaatatttaatttgaatataagggtattttgagattaacaaaaattagaagggtagaaaaaaaatgatagcaaATGAAGGGGCAAATATCATTAAGCTCATCCCGAAAGGGATATTGAGCCAAAGTCCCCTTGAATTTACACTAAAAACTTAAAGCCCAAACTTAAAAAACCTTAAAAACGATTGACCAAAACCTTATCCATAGGAGACCCATCACCCACCACCATCCTTCATTGAGTTTCACCAAAATTGACCTCTTCCCCCTTCGATTCTTGCTACATGCACCAGCTAAACTTATGACCCATCTCTTCGCAACCTTACCAGCCAAAATTCAAACCAGATCTTCCATTTATGTGCCGAGATCAAAAGGATTTCCAATGACCGTTGGAATTCGTACATTCATTGTACAACTGGAGTTTTCACTGAAATCGAACCCATTTCTAGCCAAATTAAGGAGTACATGCCATATATCCAAATTACCCATGGAATTCTGACTAGGACTATAAAATTTCTTGCCAAACCACTGTCGAATGCATCTTGATCAGCCATTTTTTAGCAGTGGCATGATTTTCCAACAACCTTGGGTCTCATCGAATTTTGGCCATTTCAAGTTATGCCATAGGTTTTTGCCtcctaatttggaccctctaaaTCCATTTCTAACCTCAATCTGCCAAGATTCCTTACCATTTGATAGATTCATCGGTGATACTTTTGGATCAAGGTAGGCACATCACTGTATTCCTCATCTTTTGAGCTTTCTAtcgatataaagtttgtgaattttaaatgttgtttgattagttttctagtttttgggtcaattaatttattattgggTAAAACTAAACTGTGCTTGGACAATTGTGGATCAAATTGAAGTTGGAATtatgtaattagatattaatagaaCTCAATGAAAAGTTCGTAGTATAATTGAACCCTTGGTGTCTAATTTTAGAAGTCTTAAAGTTGTAAAAGCtatttttggatatttgatACCCACCAATGTATTCGGTTGAATTTTTGAAAGCTTAAGAAGTGTTATTCGGGTGAATTCGTTATTTGTTATAAAGCCAGTGGAGATTGGAGGCGATATGACTGCATATTGGGAGTGAGCTGTATATCTTTATGAGTGAatttattttcctaaatatttttaGGGCATGTTGAATTAATGGTTCatggattttaaagttttatgaaattttatataatttttagttatataattatatatgtttatacatgtgaatatatatatatatatatatatatatatatatatatatatatatatataaaagttatcatttcatatgattttttgcaagtttttaattgttttcaaattttaatatgctCACGGTGAAAGTGTGGgttttggtatttaaaaaaaggaagaaatgaaATTTTTGTTATGGGATATATATGAGATGTGGATTTATAATACTATGTGCCAAGCAATACTATAGTTACAactacagatatatatatatatatatatatatatttgatatattattttgttatattaggATTATGGTTATTTTGGTGTGAGTACTCATTCACTGAGTATACGTACTCTGTCTTTCATTCTCAATGTCTACAGGTATTTAGTGTGGTTTAGTTGGGCAACTAAGTTTGGAAAGGGAAATATAGAGACCTAGGCTTGAGGTTaacttataaattttattaaaggaAATGGTGTACTtgaaacttttatatatttgatttatatttgggacttgtaaaaattttatgtatatttctCAATTTGTGGCTCACTTTGAATATCTAAATATTGGGttgtattattttggttgtgTATGGAATTGTGGGATCatcaaattttttgataaagtaTGGAAATTTGATGGTTTGATAATTAGTGCAAAGGGAAGGCATTATGGTATTATGGCATTATGGTATTAAAGTATGGAATATTAGGTTCTTTCTTTAGAGGGCTTGATCACTTGATGGCATTATGGTAACAAAGACCATCACGATAGGACTTGGTTGGGTCTTGATATTTtgtccttaaaaaaaattataattctctTTATGTCcaaagaaaaatgttttaattttttttgtgcaaaacgttttccttgttttactgGTTGTAAAAACTCTCACCGAAGTTCCTTCTGTCCTAAAGTATTGATATAAATACCTTTGTGTAAAGGTTTAATCTATGTAAGGGCAAGGGTCATATAATGCACTTGCCACCTTTCAAAGATACATGATAGCAATATTTAATAACATATAGaggatattattaaaatatttaagtatgattttttaatttttagtgatTCCTTTACTTTGTACttaaataatttgtttaatgttttaaaaaaatgtttgtttaatgttttaaaaaaaattgaagaaactaATCTTGttttagattgaaaaaaattatcactttgTGGTCCAAAATGGCATAGTTAATaatgttgttattttttattttcttttttataaacgtcacttcttttttttttttttttttgggggtttttacttgaaacaacaaagaaaataacTGCAAACTATTCTTTTTTCCTAGCTTTGTTACTTTCTTTAATATTCAACCTTTAagtaaggaagaaaaaaaaactttactaATCCCAAAGAATTAGTAAACATAATAGCAACTTGATTTCTAGTTCAAATGTATCTCTCATTAAGAGACTTCTCTATAAGTTTATTTGTCATAAAATGGAGATCAATTTCAACATGTTTTACTCTTGCATGCAAAGTTGGATTTATTGCTAAGTGTTAGAATCTGCCTATGGGATAGAAGTTgtgaaatttaatattatttaattgattcgtcaattaaaaattttttagtttAGCATATTCTAGTTGTATATTAACAATATCCTAaaaggtttattattattatttctagcGTTTTACAAATTTGAAGTTTAAGAACTAAAAATACCACAAcataaattaggaattaaaatgttaaaatttaataattaataggaTATAAGTacctaatttttttcaaaatagaaaataacgtaattaattatttaccttagtctctctctctctctctctctctctctctctctctctctctccccctctctctcttagAAAAAAATTTGGCTTGACTCTCCTTTCACACCAATCtaaagtacaaatttttttttttttgaaaaaaaaaattctaaggcGCACTGTCAAATCCAGAGTTGTAAGTTTGAACTGTCCAACTCGGTCCAACCCAAAAATTCAAGTTCAGGTGGGTTTGGATTGAGCTTTTTTCTAGAACTAGAGAGAGAATTCGAACAGAACCAATAGTCCAAATCTAAAGCCCGCTATTCAATCTTATGTTTAATGAGCTGGACTTTAGGCTTACATAGTAGTAGGGCTGTTCCTTGGTCGGTTCTGGTTGGTTTCAGTCGGGTTCCGATCGTGAACAAATTTATTCGATCAGTCAGTTAATTCACCCACAATGTTTTTCTAGCTATGGAAAACCGATTGATGTTGATTAAGTATCAACAGGTTGGTTTTGGTTAAAATCAAAACTCAGTAAAGTggcaagagaaagagaaagagaaagcttACCGTTGCAGATGAGACCTAACTTACCGTTGCAGCCTCCCAACTCACCATTGAGTTTTGAATTTGTGGGATCAGGTTCTTGAATAACAAGGATTATCATGGTGGGTTTGAGCTAGGGGATATTGAGAAAGTGTTCTCAGCAATAGAGGCCAAGTACGTTGCTTAGGTTCACGGTTTCGCGCCATTAGCAGTTGGGGCCGATGTTCCTATAGCACACCCCTACGGGTTTTATGCACACCCTACGTAGTAGGCATAAATTTTGTCTAGCTTAAGGGCAAATTTAGAGcccaaaatttactttttaattgttaatagttttgaaatttgattcaaaagcttttttcttttttgctcaaAATatctttgtaataaaaaaataaaaaaaaatggattaataaatagataatgctataaataccaaattaattaatcaaagttttataaaaataatagaactgtttttttaatagttgatatattaataaatattttaaaattatggaaGACAAATCTAATGAATAATATAAAGctatttaatatcaaatatttaataaataaatttgatgaatctaaaattatttttaataaattattttaccttatagtgaataatataatttaacatatattaaatatttacaatattttgaataaaaatattaaaaaaaatttaaaattagatcaGAGGGCTGGACTTTAGATCAAGCTGATGAATAGTCTAATGGACCAAAATTAGGATTGAATTTACACTAAAACTTAAAGCCCAAACCTAACCTAATACAAGATTAGGGGGCTCCAACTGAGGCTGAATTTGGACCATTTTCTTTGGATGGATTTGGTTAGATTTTGAActttttggcttcttttttttttttttttttttttttttactttcccaATTAAATCTCAACTCtcaaataatataaccaaaaaaaaatctcaactcTCAACTATCTTACCTGGAAAGAAGCCTTATCGTAGAATTATTTGAAAAGTCTAAATTGTGTGTATTCTACCACAAGGTCGATTTTGCGAATATCACTTTCCTTTCCTCAAACTAGTCAATAACAcgtggaaaaatataaaaattcaataacacGTGCCACCCTTAAGTTTCCCATATTGTTGtcctaattaaatatattattgagaTATTTTTAATTACTAGGAAAGTTGCGTGTCTACTCTTTAGTTATTTTTCAACTAAGTGACTACTTAACTACGTAATTTTTCTAagacataattaaaaaatatatatatacaatgtcacatgtaattaaataaatgtttttgataaaaatttgcatacctataatattattgattttgttttatcatctttaatttGAAGTagttacattttaaatttttaaatttaaaatgttcccttcagttttaattttcttgGAATTTGGTTTGATTAAATTCTTACGGCCAACTCTTAATCGAGGACTCCGTACAAAGTAaccaatattaaaattcaattttaccaaaatatatatctctctctctctctatatatatatatatgtacatgaaaTTTGGTTTAACTTACTCCTctagttttaatttattgtcatttgcattctctaatttttttttttttttttaccatttagatTATCTAATTTTAGAGATCTATATTTCAATACTTCAATTGATTAACAGTCATTCgtcaaaaaaatcaattatattaaattgcaacaaattggaAATTGAAAGTTTAATTTGCaatgtttcaaatttaaaatttgaaagtacTACAACTAccccaaattaaaaaaacaccTAATGCAATTaatcttaataaaaaaatcattgttatttttgtaatttgctTTTCAATAAATGTCTTTTGAAGTTTTTTAAGTTGAATATccatttagaaaataatattacaaaaatgaCACAATGGGGACCAATGGTTTATATAAATTACATGGAAAAATATCAAACTTTACTTTCATCCTTTCCCTTTTGACAAGGAGTGGTAAAATAAACCAATGgcttattattttctaaaagataaaaataataaaaaataaaaataaataaacaaaaaagtatcATATTAAATGAAGATGATACAGATAAGttatttatccatatatatttaaaaaaaaaaaaaaaaccaacttactataaatgattgaaaaaaaagaaaaaagaaaaaaaagcaaccTTCGTAACGCTGCCCGGTAGCCCCACAATAATCATGAAAGAAAAGCCATTGTCTTTATCAAAATTACAAACCAATGGCTTACAAACAGTTTTCATCCTGATTTTTGTTTGTATACCATATAATttctcccccaaaaaaaaaaataataataataaataaataaaagagcttttgattttttctttccacAGGCTCCATTCTCCACCATACATAAAATGAAAGATTCAACATATCGAATCACTGGATATTACACGTCAGCATAAAATGGATTGAAGGAATCCACGTGGCCCAATGAAAAAACACAAACAACCCACATTAGCCAATAACAATCCACAATTGGATTCACCTATATCCCAACAATTGCAAATACTTGTCTAATACTACTACTCTCCCTTTCCACTTCTTTTCTCCTCCATATCCGACTCTGTTTTTTCTCTCCAACTCTCAAATTCCCAGAACTCCACCTCAAAAACAATGGCTACAAACACCTTAATGAGCTGCGGCATCGCCACCTCCTTTCCTTCAGTCCTCTCTTCCTCTAAGTCCAAATTTGCCGCTGCTGTCCAGCTCCCCGGTGTCGGTGCCAATGCCTCATCCCGATTCACCATGTCGGGCGCCGATTGGATGCCCGGACAGCCCCGCCCTCCTTACCTCGATGGCTCAGCACCAGGGTACATAACtcgtttattatatataaagttaatCCACTTCCTAACAGTTTGAGACCGTTATTTATATTTTCGTGCTTTGTTTGTTTCAGTGACTTCGGTTTCGACCCACTTCGGCTCGGAGAAGTCCCCGAGAACCTAGAGAGATACAAGGAATCTGAACTTATTCACTGCAGATGGGCTATGTTAGCTGTTGTAAGTTATCCATCCCAAACCAATTTGCCAGATTTTGTATGTGGttcaaaaactaaacaaaaacgaaactcttttttttttatttgcagcCTGGGATCCTAGTACCAGAGGCTTTGGGATTAGGGAACTGGGTGAAAGCTCAAGAGTGGGCAGCAGTTCCGGGTGGCCAAGCAACCTATTTGGGAAACCCAGTTCCATGGGGCACATTGCCTACCATTTTGGTCATTGAATTCGTTGCCATTGCCTTTGTAGAGCACCAACGCAGCATCGAAAAGGACCCAGAGAAGAGGAAATACCCTGGTGGAGCTTTTGATCCATTGGGTTACTCCAAAGACCCTAAGAAGTTCGAGGAATACAAAGTCAAAGAGATCAAAAATGGTGCGAAAGCCATATATAATTATCCATGATAAGTTCAATTTGAATGTGACATTTTCTCTAACAATTGGTGGTCTAAATTTTTTGTTggtatatactttttttttttgttttgttttgtttttttgttgttgtttcagGGAGGCTGGCATTGTTGGCTTTCGTTGGGTTCGTGGTTCAACAATCAGCATACCCAGGGACTGGACCATTGGAGAATTTGGCTACTCACCTTGCTGACCCATGGCACAACAACATTGGGGATATCATCATTCCCAGAAACGTTTCGCCttattagaaattttatttgattttggaaatgtaattttgatttataCCCACTGTACAATTCCATGTATCAAAATTAATCTGTAtgaatcataattaaatttccatgtTTCTCTTTAGTAGTGATTGTATATTTCTAGCGTGtgactttatattttaatcccTACCTAAAAATATTCTgttaattaaaatcaaattatatattgtttctGCATATAATTTCTTGCCCTGTATAAATCTTTTCTATCATGTGTGGTGCGAATGGTTACCACTTAAGTCAGTATCATTTTCACTTAAAAAGGATATagttttacaaataattaacagCCTTTGCAGTTTTTAtgtgtatttaatatttttagtgaACATGAAAGAGTAAGTTGAAGGgattatatatcataaaatgataaatatgcattcaaacttttttattttttaaacttaaaaaatactatttatcatcattaatatgtttgtttgaCAATTTAAATGGTTATGAAAAGATATCTACTTTTTCAAATtagattttagaataaaaatcaatatataattgtatacaatcaataaataataataatcatgttaGCAATTACCCCATTAATGGTCATCATAATTGATGATAAATAGTCAAACTTTTTAAACCTAGAGTGTTTGAAATGAAAATGTGGATTGACAAAACTAACATGCTACATAAGCAAATGtgaacattgttttttttttttttttttgtgaaaaaaatattatttttctctaatatttaatatactttggttgtttaatttccaaagaaatatataaatatatgaatttgtaattaatttatatataatgccaaatcattatcaaaatattgaacttaaattttctccaaaaatatatagagaaataaaaaaaattaatgatagtAAATTAGTGAATAATTCAATTAGTTagactataatataataaaaaatgttacattatggatatatatatatgagtgcgCGCGCGTGTGTGTGTAATTTTTCTGTGTGTTATATCAAACAACATGCAGTGTGAACAGAGTGTCAAGTTGATGTATCTGTAAGTTAAAAgcttattgatattttaatgatagtatatatatatatatatatgtatattgtatttttttatgaatatttatatttgtatacatttaaattattaaatgaatTTGGCTTAATCGGTAAGTTATTCACATAAACATTTGAAAGATATGGGATAAATCTTTACAATTTGTGTATATGGAAACcaataaaattgtatatatccAAATCATGAATTAGAATATAATTATTGTCATTATACTATAATAATGTGACatctaaaaagaaattttttttttttttaaagttgaaatttaaaaatatataaaatgaactAATATAAGATTAGTAAAATGCATGAATCATTAAAATGATGAACTAAGGAAaccatttttaatttctatatcattgaaataattcaaaatttatgtaaaaaatcATCATGTAAAACCACTGGATTGATTTGATAGGAAGTTGATATATAgagggtgagagagagagattactCGTTAAAGATTTAAGATTTCAGTCCAAAGGCCAAGCAAAGGGCATGTCCGAAAGTACAAAAGACAGAAGACTCATTTatcataagaaaataaaaatcataaaatatggGGATCgcatttcatattttatgtatttatttatttaaatattggtGGATAACCAACCAAGTGAAGTTCAGGTTGGTTTACAGAAATTGTTTAGAGATGGATGTACCATCTCGATGCCTACAAACACAAATTTTCTTGCCTGGCAAAAATGGTACATCTTCGCATGTTGCAGAGATGAGCTTTTCCTTATAAGCTTTTTTACACTTGTTTGTGCAGTCTGGCTGAGAGCATTCAATGACAACTTCAACTCCCTTACAGAGTTTGGTCCTGCTGATCATGAAGGAAAAAATCACCAAAGCAACTAACAGACTCATCAACTTCATTGCTCTTCCTACCATTGAcgacaaaatggaaaaaagaaaggggaaaaaaaaaaaatactccaaTTTCTGACTtattatgaaataataaattaatggaaAGACTGTGCTAACATGTCAATTTATGCCATTTGGAGAAAAGGCTATTTACTTTTATAAGTAAAAAGATTCTAAATTAATTACCGGATGCGTTatctttattttacttttataccATTTTATTTTGATGCTTTTTATTATAACCGTATGACATAAAAAAATCACAGCTTCATATACAAAATACCATTTGTTTCCATGTATGTTGTATGGTATGTGTAAccataataaatgattttaaaaataatctataataatcaattatattaaaaacttatttaaaatttttattgttaataagtatattttgatttttattttattttataccaTAATAGTTTGTTAAGAACaataaatttgatttctacATATAGTATTATacaattatgaaatttaaactgaaaaatatttaccaaaatcattttttccatatatggaattttcctatataatttttttcatttatagaatttaaattcaaattaaatgcacttatataatttaattcaaatttaaatatatttaaataatattttccatctatagaattcaaattcaaattcaaatgtattttttaattccttataattaattaatttccatatattaaatactcataatataatttaattattattattattattgttattattatttatcctataaacacatttttactttataaggtaaattatttatgaaattcaaattgaaaaatattaacttgtttgattttttccatctataaaattgaaattcaaatttaagttcaaatctatttaaataatttaattcaaaatcaaatacatttatataatattttccatttatgaaatttaaattcaaatgtattttttgattctttggaaataattaatttttctttattagatccttataatataatttaaatacatttattattattgttgttgttgttgttgttattattattattattattattattataacctaattaacaataatttggatttaaaaaaaaagtatatatatatatatatatatacataccatatatataaagtttcaCTATTATATGTGTCGGCTTGTACATTATAATACAGATTGACATCAAACTATATATAACTTATGATgcgttgtatatattttattttaatattacatataatttgattataacCTACATTTAATATGCATGGAGGAAATGtgtttattatgattatttatgtatttattattattaatttgattattattttacctACATTTAAACAATTTCAACACCCATAGTTGAATGCtcataattgattattatttttcctacaTTCAGCAATAATTACCTTATTATAATGAGAGCATTGCTAACATGTCAATAATAATGTTGGCACAGTCTTTCCATTAATTAACTTCATTGCTTTTCCTTCCATTGATGACaaagaagcaaaaaagaaagaaaggaaaaaaaagatttcaattTTTGACTAATTacgaaataataaattaatagaaaGATTGTGCTAACATGTCAATTTGTACCGTTTGGAGAAAGGGCTATTTACTTTTATATGTAGAAAgattctaaattaattatatattctttatctttatttCCCCTTTATACCATTTCATTTTGATACTTTTTATTATAACGATGTGACATCAAAAAATCACAGCTTCATATACAAATTAATGGGATAGATCATGTTAATATATGTTGGATatcttttcataaaaaaaaaaaagaacatacaTTATGCATGTCCAAAAGAAAATTCAAGTtaatattacaatatatatagagagagaaatatgctttttttcttaaagaagagagagagagagagggagagagaaatatTCCATTGGATAATATCAAATAACTTATGTTATGTTATTTGATTCCTGCATAATTATATGCATGCAATTTTTGCTTAAacatttcatttattatatgtaattggCTATAATCGGATAACATAAGAAGTTGATGTCATCTTTcagcaccaaaaaataaaaaataaaaaaaaaaggtagaaaaaAGGTGGAAGTCAACCACTAGATTACATGGTTCTTTTTTAG
Proteins encoded:
- the LOC107413638 gene encoding chlorophyll a-b binding protein 6, chloroplastic codes for the protein MATNTLMSCGIATSFPSVLSSSKSKFAAAVQLPGVGANASSRFTMSGADWMPGQPRPPYLDGSAPGDFGFDPLRLGEVPENLERYKESELIHCRWAMLAVPGILVPEALGLGNWVKAQEWAAVPGGQATYLGNPVPWGTLPTILVIEFVAIAFVEHQRSIEKDPEKRKYPGGAFDPLGYSKDPKKFEEYKVKEIKNGRLALLAFVGFVVQQSAYPGTGPLENLATHLADPWHNNIGDIIIPRNVSPY